The segment tggccctggggaggagggaggtggccctgggaggagggagatggccctggggaggagggagatggcCCTGGGAGGAGAGAAGTGGCcctgaggaggagggagatggccctgggaggagagaggtggccctgggaggagggaggtggccctgggaggagggagatggccctgggaggagggagatggccctgaggaggagggagatggccctgggaggagggaggtggccctgggaggagggaggtggccctgggaggagggagatggccctgggaggagggaggtggccctgggaggagggaggtggctctgggaggagggaggtggctctggggaggagggatgtggccctggggaggagggaggtggctcttggaggagggaggtggccctggggaggaggaaggtggCTCTGGGATGAGGGAGGTGGCCCTGGGAAGAGGGAGATGGCCctggggaggaaggaggtggccctgggaggagggagatggccctgggaggagggggtggccctggggaggaaggaggtggCCCTGGGAGGAGGGAGGCCTCACTGAGCTTCTTGTGTCTCACATTGACCCTCTGCTGCCTCCAGAATCCCCGTcctgtccctcctccctgctccctcctgggtcccccctgagcctcacccccatctctccccctctcctctcccccacagtcccctctcccccacagtcCCCTGGGCCTGCTGCCCCTTCCCCGTTCTGGCTCATGGTCCAAACCCTCCGTCCTCCTCCTCTGGTTCTCTCTGAATGGATGCCTTGATAAAGGGAGTCTCCCTGGGGTGGAGGCCGGCCGCGGTACATAGGCGTGGCTGCGACCGTGCCCGCGCCCTTTGCTTGGCAGAATCCCTTCTCGGAGCCCAGCTGGGAAACGGTCAGAACTCAGCACAGATTCCCGCCGAAAGGCGCGTGGCACAGAGTTCTGGTGGTGGCAGAGAATGAAAGGCCCCGggcgtgcatgcatgcgtgcacagACCCAGGCAGACACAGGGGGTGCCCCGAGGTGTGGGGACGAGGTGTCAGGGTGCTTGTGAGGGGGATGCAGGGTACGCTGGACTGGGGAGGTAAGATTCCGGGGTAAACATCAGCTGCGTGTCTGAAGCAGGAAAGACTAAAGAAACACACCAAAATATTGACTGTTTATTTCAGACAGCAGATTTGCAGCTGTGGCTATTTTCTACTTAAATGCTGATTATTTTCCATATGCTCCATTAAGGACACAAATTTCCAATTTGGaatcaaaataagaaaaggaaaaaaaatatctggtGTGACTTTCCCAAGCAAGAGCCCGTTTTTCTCAGCCCAGGGCCTCCGACAAGGCAGTGCGTGTTCCTGGAGacgattctttttccttttttccttcttctgtttGGGCACCGTGATTGACAAAGGTTTCTTATAACAGAGTTTCAGATCCGTCCCAGCACCTACCCGACCTGGGGCGCCaggctcctcccaccccccagcttgcctccttggcagacacatcttattttggtttttgttgttttgtttgggggccacacatggcgatgctcagggcttactcctggctctgcactcaggaatccctcctggcagtgctcagggggccataagggatgccggaggtcgaacccaggttagccgcgttcgaggcaaacgccctacctgctgtacatctcTCAGACCCAACTTGCCGGTGTTTCTAAGAGTCTTGGAGAGCCTGTGAGACACCTGTGAACCGCGTCTTTTGTGACCTCAAGTGCCACCCTGCTCTGGATacagcttccaggctctgcccactGGGCCCACCTGCCTGTAACTGCTGGGGTCTGTGAGCCCTTGGGTGTCCCAGGAGTCAGGTGGGTGGCTTTGTGTAAGGTCACTGTGTAAGGTCACGGGGTAGGGGGAAGGGTATCAGGTCCTTGAGCTGCCTGCCCCAGCTGACCCCCAGGATATGCCCCCACTGTTGGCTGATGGGGACTGGGGCTAGTCCCTCTCCGCATCCCTTGATCTGTTTTCGGGTCCCTGGGTGACCCACGGGGCACCTTCATGATTCACTGGGAAGGGGGAGGGCCTCAGACACCAGCACCCACCTCAACCCTGGAGCGTCTTCTGAGGGCATGTCTGGGTCACAGCCGGGGGGCCCACAGTGGACTGTGAGGTCCAGGGCCATCAGCACCCACAGCAAATGTCCTTTGCCTGCTCTTGTCACCCAGACCCACAGCTGCCACAGGACTttgtctccctcccccagccaccggCCGGTCACCAAGGAACAGGTCCGAGGGCTCCCAGGGGTCCATCTCTCCCCACAGATGGGAAACTCAAACCCAAGGCACACCAACCTCGGCATGACGCCCCTGCTGTCAGAATTGAGGCCATCAGACACTCCAGGACAGTAACTGACCAGTGCTTCCCTCCTGCTCTGTCCACGCCAGTCTCTGGGGCTCCAGCCTCTCACGGCCTCGGGCTACTCAGAGACAGGACATggctccccacacacaccactacCTCGTGTCCAGTGTAGCCTTTTATCGGCATCCAAGGCTCCTGTCCTTTAAACATGGACAGGCAGAATCCCCCGGTCGGCGAGTTTGGAGCAGCCTTGTAGGTGACTGGGAAAGGGCCGAGCCCTGGGGCCACTTGATGAGCTCATGGCCCAGAGTTGTCTGGGGTCCGGGGCCCGTGCTGCAGGGGGGATGAGATCCATGCCCCCTCAGCGTTCAGGGAGGGTCTTGGCAAGCCTTCTTTTCTTGGCATGCAGTGAACCACACAGCACATGAGAGCTGGCCTTGTATGCCAAGAGTGTCCCCATGGAAATACAATGGAAGAAGGCAGGAAGAGGGCGGGGTCTCCTCCTCACTTCCCTGACCTGGGGGAACAGGGGGATTCCCCCAAGCCATCCTGGAATTTAATACACATTCCTTAACTCCCCCCACCTacgcccaaacacacacacacacacacacacacacacacacacacacacacacacggccacaTAAAAACCACCCGCTGTTTGAAAGGTCAGGCTCAGCTCTCGTGCCGTTTtacaatggttgaataaataagaAACGGGAACCAAAGCTCGTGAACGCAGAGAGTGTGTCAAGCCCATATGTACGTGCTGAGCAATGGGACCGACCCCGTTTAATGAGAAGTGTCAGTGGCTGGGTAATTTTTAAATGCCGTTTTATTGATTTCCAGAGCTGGGCATTTAGGAGGTACCTCCTAATTGTCAAGTGTGCGCTTTGGAGAGTGGGTCTGTGGGCAGgcagcagggtgggtgggggagagggggtcacGGCACTCTGGTCCAGGCCCAGCACTGTGCATGCATAGACTCTGAGTTCTAGCTCGACCTGCAAGATAGACGCATTAATAACTTCACTGGAGCATCGAGGTCACGCCCAGCGTCTGAGCCAGGACTGGAGTCTCGTCCCCCTAGTTCTCGGCCACCGAGAGCTTAGGCACTGACAAACGTGGGACGATCCTTTCATTAGAGTAGAAGAATAATCCCCTGGTCGTGCCACTGTCAAAATAGCCGGAGCATCTGCAGGGTTTTCATTGCTACAGAGGCTGAAGGTGTGAGGATGAGCACAGCAGGGGAAAGGCTGCAGCTTCCactctggggaaactgaggcccagagaaggctgggtTGGCACCTGCCACACAGCAGCACCCACCCTCTCTGGGCTGGAACTCTGCAACTCCCCTCCAATAGCTGATGTCTGGTCCACTTCCAGagctttccagaaccttccctggAGGCGCCCGGGACTAAAGTTTCACCGGACAGTCTAGCAGCCCAGCCTTTGCCGCTTAACAGAAGCTGGACTTTTGTTCCAGAGacgcccccagccctggccactaAACAGAAGCTGGACTTTTGTTTCAGAGATGCCCCCAGCCAAGTGCACTGGGTACTTGGGGTCAGATGGACCCTTTCCAAGGCCCTGGGGAATGTTGCAGGGACAGATTCTGCCAGCAGGCGGCGGCAGAGCCCAGCCTCCCGGAGCCTGATGACCGTCAATGAATCCTGACTCCTCCACTTGACGCTGCCATCTCCTCCCTCCTGGGCCTCTTGGTGCCTCAATTTCCCTCTCCACAAGATGGGCACAATAATACCACCTCCCTCGGGAAAGTTGTTCACGGAACCAATGACATTAGCCCCATGAAACGCGTAGTGTCAAATGCCCAGAGTCGGCATCATGGGGTGGCAGGGTGGGAGGCCAGGTTACTCCGTTAGAACAAGTGTCAGAAGAGGGTCCTCAGGGATGAGTTTTgccagagctttgttttatgggaAACAGCTGTAAAGGTCGCCAGCTGGGGCTCTCGGGGGCCTCGAGGCGATCCTGTGAGCCTCCCACCAGTTCCTTTGCCATGAGCCTCCATAAGATTTTactttagtggggctggagcgatagcacagcagggagggcgtctgccttgcacgcggccaacccaagttcgactcccagcatcccatatggtccccgaagcaccgccaggagtaatttctgagtgcatgagccaggagtaacccctgtgcatcaccgggtatgacccaaaaaacaaataaataaatcaataaataaaaataaagctgtaaCCTTTAAAAAAACGGATTTTACTTCTAGCAAAACTGCCAGGTGCTTGAGGGCTGGAATGGGCGCAGAAATGgactcagaggggctggagcgatagcacagcgggtagggcgtttgccttgcacgcagccgacctgggttcaattcccagcatcccatatggtcccctgagcaccgccagaagtaattcctgagtgcagagctaggaataacccctgtgcatcgccaggtgtgaccccaaaaaaaagcaaaaaaaagaaatggactcAGAGATGGCAGTGCCCATCTGTGGCAGCCATCAGTGCCAACTGGGGCAGTGCCCGAGGCCCAGTGCTTATTTGTCCATCCATTGGGGCCTGGAGTCTGGGCACGGCTGCCTTGGACCCTTTTGGTGAGGGACCCATGTGGGGAGGCGGTGGTGTGGGAGAGACGCTTTAGGGGGAGCTAGAACCGGGCGCTGGACTGCCTGTCACTTCACCGGGCATTAGACAAATGCTCCACTGACTGCGTTACCGCCCCCCTGGGACCGTCTCAGGTTTGTCTTTGCAAGTTCCAGGCGACTCGGTGACCTGGAGCAGTGGGTGGGTGACAAGAGCGGCCCTGGGGGGGAGTGGTGGGCTTTCAGGAGCGAGTGCTGAGCTCTCTCAGGGGCCCAGACGACTCAGCGCCCCGCCCGTGTGCCCCCCGCAGCTGTGCCCGAGCTGAAGCTACTGTGCGGCGCCGACGTGCTGAGGACCTTCGACACGCCGGGGCTCTGGGAGGAGGAGCACGTGCGCGAGATCGTGGAGCGCTTCGGCCTGGTGTGCGTGGGCCGCGCGGGCCACGACGCGGCCGCCTACGTCTCGGGCTCGCCGCTCCTTCGGCGCTTCCAGCACAACATCCACCTGGCCACCGAGCCCGTGCGCAACGACGTCAGCGCCACCCTGGTGCGGCAGGCCCTGCGCAGGGGCCAGAGCGTCAAGTACCTGCTGCCCGACGCCGTGCTCGCCTACATCACGCGCCACTGCCTCTACGCCCCCGACGCCGCCGCTGGCTCCGCGGACGCCCGCGAACACCAAGGACCGACCAGCTAGGGCGGGGGCCCTGGACAGTGAGCTCCCgggctccccctgcctccttccttcccactcctgcctcctctcccttcatcctcccccttcttccgccctccctcccttccttccttcctttgctcatTCTtcgtttcctccttccttccctctctttctccttcatatccctctccccttcctctctcccttccttctttccctccattctccccacctcctgccaaattccttccttcctttgttcactcttcctttccttcttccttccctctttctccttcataTCCCCTcttccctccgtctctctcttcattctttcccttcttccatccttgttccttccttcctctctccctccctcccttctttccttcctctctccttccttctttcctctcttccttcctccctcctttccttcatccccttcttccttccctccccctctcttccttcctttccttcctttctctttcttcccacttTGTTTTCCGTATTTCTGGCTTCAGTTCAACAGATGTTTCCCCCAGGATCCCCCATGCCCCTCAAAAAGCGTGCCCCTCGAAGAGcggtcctccctgccccctctgtgGGACCTGTCCCCATCACCAGGATGGGCGTCCATTCTGCTGTGCTTATAGGGTGCAGCATTAGAAAATGCCCAGAAGTTCGCAGACCCTCTGGATGAAGAGGCCTTCTTGAGGGGATGCCCAGAGGGGTTCTGAGCCCACAGGACCCCTGAGTGTGGGGACAGAGGGCCCACGTTGTGGGGTTTAATGTGGATGAAATGCCACGTCCGGGTCTTGATTGGAGGGACCTGAGAGTTTGCTCATCTAAAGCCGCATTTCAAACGCAAACTCCCTAACGGGCAGCTGAGGGTGGTTAAGACAAGACTTGGCCGTTTGCTGATTTTCCTGGAGTCCGTCCTGCACTGGTAACGGCCCGGCCTCCTGGGGCCGCAAGTCCAGTTGGAGCTAAACTTTGCCCAAGGCGTTGACTAACTAGACTGTTTTTGATGGAGCAGAGTTTTCGAACCTAGTTTTTCTCTCCAGGGTTCCTGGTGTCCCAGTTTCTAAGAAGGAACAAATGAGAAACGGCTTCCCGACTATGCACGGTCTGTGTGCGTGCGTGACGGCTGCTCCCCGCCCGCTCGACTGTTGGCAAGGGGAGGAATAATAAATCAACATCCAAAAGTACGGATGAAAAGTTCCTCCTTTGTTATATTATTAATGCCCGATGTACCCACGGTTGCTCTTCTTTTTTAGCTACTTCATGGAATTTGCTCCCTTTCAGATCAAACAGGGTGtaatttaaaagtttatgttCCCAGGTACCAGCTGCAGAGACGGTGATTGCTTTTCACCCCCCACAGACAGCTCCCTCTGGGTTGGATGAGTGGGTGGGGCGGGTGGATGGTGAGAGCCCCTGAGTGGAATCGCAGGTGGATGGGgtgatgtaggatgacattactttgtcctttccctgcttgccacaagtagctgttccggtttttcccagagtttaggcttaccccaggcacacccatcaaggtgttcctgaatctctcccatccctttgtttagctataatcacttctccatgctctcttccccaaaacagttaatcctcggctttcccttaatctgactgctaatttgcaaggccagaccttcctaggatactgaatttatattatataagttaatattgcctttctcctcttcttgtgccttttgaataatttacttcaaagctatgtctgttttgtatagacacaagaagacaatattatgtttttataacttgggaattaattggcctcgaatattattccctcccgggcatctactttctccacttaagcctcagttgccctcagttcctagcaccccaaagcagggtccccgatgtgggacgagaaggacccagggcaagctgtgagttgtgtgctaccctggcatcgagatgggcctggccaaagtgcctaatgcttaactataagttaagagcttgatcatagacaaatgctgtcatgatccaatagtgaTTAtaagactgggaccctgccagggataggaaaaactgatctggcctgagcactgtagtctgggattgagatggccccaggagagcaattctataagctttaatgcatctcttattttgtccatacaaaataattaatattatgaattcttatatgtttgctggctgaggagaagagaaacacattcatgggactccacccttgggtggatcctcctgctgaaagagatttaagtcctaggagaagcatcccctaagagaaaggaaccttaccctattgatggtaaccacacctatgtgtatgccccaaccccctcatgctgtggagatttaactaggctgtaagagtgggttgggggaccagatcctcggggccagatccacgggggcagatccacgagggccagatccacagatccagagagagaccgagagctgggagagaagcagggagagagaatgaaataaactgatcgagcaaccagtctggccttcttccttccgtcgcctgccctcgaccaacggcacacacagcggttcccggGCACCGAAcgggggcggtgagacagagccgcccagagagcccgagagtgctcgcgccctcggcgagccttagttttttacagggtgAGGTGGGTGGACAGTGAGGCTAGGTAGGTGGATGGTGTGTGGGGAGGATGGACGGGTGGGAAGGTGGATGGATGTGCGGGTCAGATGGGCAGGAaggtgggtagatgggtggggctaggtgggtgggcaggtgggtggaTGCATGTGTGGGCTAAGTGGACtagtaggtggatggatggacaagtgtgtaaaacacaaaaataaaaagaagagtgcGGGCggtgaggcaggcgaaggaacggacggaggccaaactggttgctcgatcggtttatttcatgtccatctccattctcctctgattctccttctgcttcttcctcccccatcctacttcattctctctctctctgcctctcaacCGGCTCTCGGTCTTTCTCTCgatctgtggctctggcccccgtgga is part of the Sorex araneus isolate mSorAra2 chromosome 2, mSorAra2.pri, whole genome shotgun sequence genome and harbors:
- the NMNAT3 gene encoding nicotinamide/nicotinic acid mononucleotide adenylyltransferase 3 isoform X4, yielding MKNRVPVVLLACGSFNPITHMHLRLFEVARDHLHQTGRYQVTRGIISPVNDLYGKKDLVAAHHRVAMVQLALQTSDWIRVDPWESEQAQWMETVKVLSCARAEATVRRRRAEDLRHAGALGGGARARDRGALRPGVRGPRGPRRGRLRLGLAAPSALPAQHPPGHRARAQRRQRHPGAAGPAQGPERQVPAARRRARLHHAPLPLRPRRRRWLRGRPRTPRTDQLGRGPWTGSWCPSF
- the NMNAT3 gene encoding nicotinamide/nicotinic acid mononucleotide adenylyltransferase 3 isoform X2: MVQLALQTSDWIRVDPWESEQAQWMETVKVLSCARAEATVRRRRAEDLRHAGALGGGARARDRGALRPGVRGPRGPRRGRLRLGLAAPSALPAQHPPGHRARAQRRQRHPGAAGPAQGPERQVPAARRRARLHHAPLPLRPRRRRWLRGRPRTPRTDQLGRGPWTVSSRAPPASFLPTPASSPFILPLLPPSLPSFLPLLILRFLLPSLSFSFISLSPSSLPSFFPSILPTSCQIPSFLCSLFLSFFLPSFSFISPLPSVSLFILSLLPSLFLPSSLPPSLLSFLSPSFFPLFLPPSFPSSPSSFPPPLFLPFLPFSFFPLCFPYFWLQFNRCFPQDPPCPSKSVPLEERSSLPPLWDLSPSPGWASILLCL
- the NMNAT3 gene encoding nicotinamide/nicotinic acid mononucleotide adenylyltransferase 3 isoform X1 — its product is MKNRVPVVLLACGSFNPITHMHLRLFEVARDHLHQTGRYQVTRGIISPVNDLYGKKDLVAAHHRVAMVQLALQTSDWIRVDPWESEQAQWMETVKVLSCARAEATVRRRRAEDLRHAGALGGGARARDRGALRPGVRGPRGPRRGRLRLGLAAPSALPAQHPPGHRARAQRRQRHPGAAGPAQGPERQVPAARRRARLHHAPLPLRPRRRRWLRGRPRTPRTDQLGRGPWTVSSRAPPASFLPTPASSPFILPLLPPSLPSFLPLLILRFLLPSLSFSFISLSPSSLPSFFPSILPTSCQIPSFLCSLFLSFFLPSFSFISPLPSVSLFILSLLPSLFLPSSLPPSLLSFLSPSFFPLFLPPSFPSSPSSFPPPLFLPFLPFSFFPLCFPYFWLQFNRCFPQDPPCPSKSVPLEERSSLPPLWDLSPSPGWASILLCL
- the NMNAT3 gene encoding nicotinamide/nicotinic acid mononucleotide adenylyltransferase 3 isoform X3, whose amino-acid sequence is MKNRVPVVLLACGSFNPITHMHLRLFEVARDHLHQTGRYQVTRGIISPVNDLYGKKDLVAAHHRVAMVQLALQTSDWIRVDPWESEQAQWMETVKVLRHHHRKLLASLSPTEGPDLGEAPSPPAAAVPELKLLCGADVLRTFDTPGLWEEEHVREIVERFGLVCVGRAGHDAAAYVSGSPLLRRFQHNIHLATEPVRNDVSATLVRQALRRGQSVKYLLPDAVLAYITRHCLYAPDAAAGSADAREHQGPTS